gaTTTTGAAGTTGctgaaataaacaaatttcaataatattattagtttgttaTAGACAGAAAATTCTAAGAAATCTATAATtctaatcaattaaataaaactattttaaaaatatatactatatacatattataaatgtgccTATTATCAATATAGATCACTATTAAATAACTGCATCTTAaggatattttttactatttaatttataaaaataagcaatGGCATACCGGCAGGGGTTTAATGATTTCTTTTAtggaatattacattaataacattttttacaaatatataaatgttaactcCCCCCCCCTcccataaataaattttgcgTAGGCTACAGAAAAtaagaaacaatattatttatgatgtttgaagcttaaaattgtgtatgcatcataattttatttattaataaatatatttgcttgtgtatgtattacatataaatatatgtatgaatattatgattaatattatactgttaaatattttcagaatttcAAATTGAGACAAGGGCCAAGTAAAGAAACCATCCCAGAAAactcaaaaaagaaaataaaatccataGATTTAGATCAAATTGATGCTAGTATTAGATCAATTCGTTCTGCAATAGCTCAAACTAAGAttactcaaaaaaaattaggaattaaaaatgtcgGAAATGTATTGGCTTTTAGAGATCAAGGTACTacacttaattatataatttgttattctaccatgatataatacttttatgcaaattaactttaatgtcataaaaattattatacttatttaaaactgtatactttagtttatttttaaatcagattatgtattatatcaatattttttcttgttaagtttaatttatattttgaattaatgtaatgtaattatagttaactaaatttttttattatagctacACAAACAGTAAATCCACacgaattagaaaataatttagaagatAATAATGTCAGATATCCAATATCAGAGACTTCAAATATGGCTAAAACCATTCAAACAAAGCAAGTGAACACCACATCTGTGCAAACTGAAAGTTCTGAATTAGAATATTCTAATTGtatgtctaaaataaataagtctaCACATCatcaagataaaattaattccaaAAAGAAACTACCAAATTCAGTTAAACTTAAAGAAAACGTAATGGGTCAACATCAACCAGGAGAAATACCGAAGTACAATTAatctcaaattattttttttataatttttataatacttaataatttttaatagatacctGAAAGATCGAAAAGcacttaaagaaaaaaatgaaagagaAACACAAAAGAAATTAGCAATTAGGCGTGAATTGGGTATTGATGATCCGGCATGTCCTCCTGGTCATGTATTATTACCAGAAACTGAGCGTCTGGACCATCTGGCCAAAATAAGAAAAGGTAACAgataatctttttaaattttttatagttaatataataatttatggtttaacaaacgttattaatatagattacAATCAATTGATTATGCAATTAAACATGTTGCCCGTCAGTTCAGattcatataaaatgaaaGAGAAACGTAAACATATAGAAAAAGAATTGGATCAAGTACAATTAGgcataaaactattttctaaagaaaaattatatgttaagattaatcaaaatatggctgcttcttataaataattaataaaaattaataaagccAATAACTGGAGTGTTGTTGCATTTCAGGgctaaatagttaaaaataatatatattaactataacttgaactattgaaatatttttaagaaatatattttaattactatctgtttatttacttattacctactattgttattttttttttatataggaaTTCTGCTgtgacttatttttatttgacaatattatataattattaggtatctatattctatatgaattttgattttttaattaaattaattttttggttttaatcattttacaaaactaaaaacattgtaacttataatcaaaatattatctgatTTTGTGAgttgaaaaactaataattgttaagtgttatgtattattctttattaaatatttaaataatgaactattgttatcttaatttttttaccaaaataagaaggctataaaatataataatatataaaaaagattattaatgattttagttGTTTTCCGGTATTTGgaaagaatttttattcttttttaaaatgttttcatgtaTAATGCaaacatgaataaaatttgtacttcaaaatatttaatttatagaacatGTCATAAATAGGTGTACTGTAATTATTTGTAGCATAATAaccaaaatagtataatattatgtattattgacaAATCagcattaaatatacttattttcttCATCTGTGATAGGATAtaagtttaattcatttatattgtgCGTTATAAGGCTATAGTCTTAAAACACAGTTAACTGTCTGGTTGTccacaaatattatgttaaaattcaatatatttattaatatttctagcAATCAATTCAGA
The DNA window shown above is from Aphis gossypii isolate Hap1 chromosome 2, ASM2018417v2, whole genome shotgun sequence and carries:
- the LOC114125928 gene encoding uncharacterized protein LOC114125928, encoding MCSIRDFFPVEYRTSGIKPKKNFIQENKRYVTKLAKSTQSSKENLNPSNKLPCINNQNFKLRQGPSKETIPENSKKKIKSIDLDQIDASIRSIRSAIAQTKITQKKLGIKNVGNVLAFRDQATQTVNPHELENNLEDNNVRYPISETSNMAKTIQTKQVNTTSVQTESSELEYSNCMSKINKSTHHQDKINSKKKLPNSVKLKENVMGQHQPGEIPKYLKDRKALKEKNERETQKKLAIRRELGIDDPACPPGHVLLPETERLDHLAKIRKDYNQLIMQLNMLPVSSDSYKMKEKRKHIEKELDQVQLGIKLFSKEKLYVKINQNMAASYK